In the genome of Hevea brasiliensis isolate MT/VB/25A 57/8 chromosome 14, ASM3005281v1, whole genome shotgun sequence, the window ACTTCCGCCACCACCTCCGCCTCCTGGAACTGGTGGTGGCAGCTCTGGAGCAATCAGGCCTGGCTCGATGGCTGAACGAGCTAGACTGGCTAAGATTCCACAACCTGAGGCAGCCCTTAAATGTCCGAGATGTGAATCAACAAATACTAAATTTTGTTACTTCAATAATTATAGCCTTACTCAGCCTCGCCACTTTTGTAAGACTTGCAGGCGATACTGGACCAGAGGAGGCGCACTAAGGAGCGTACCGGTTGGTGGTggatgtagaagaaataaaaggAGTAAAGGAAGTAGTAGATCGAAATCTCCAACTAAAGCTGGGTCTAGCTCCAGTAGTGGACTTGTTTCTAATAGTTGCACTACTGATCTTATAGGGCACATGGTCCCTCCACCACCACAATTGCCAATCCTACCGCCTTTAAATCATCTCAGTGACTACAATTCCACAGACATAGGGTTAAATTTTGTTGGAATTCAGCCTCCGGGGGCCGCTACAGCTGCTGGTGGTGGTGCTGGTATGGAGTTTCAGATTGGAAGTACCAGTTCAAGTGGTGCTGGTGGGTCTTTATTATCTAGTGCGCTTGTTGATGAGTGGAGATTGCAACAAGTGCAGCAGTTCCCTTTCTTGGCTAATTTTGAACCACCAACTGGTTTGTATCCATATGAAGGCGAAGGGTTTCAGCCTCCAAATTACGTTGGTCAGCTTCGGTCTAGGCCATTGGATAGTGGGGTTACTCAGTTAGCCTCagtgaaaatggaagaaaatcaaggatTGAATTTGTCGAAGAATTTTTTGGGTATGTCAGGAAATGAACAATATTGGGGTGGTAATGCATGGACTGATCTTCCTGGTTTCACTTCCTCTTCTAC includes:
- the LOC110650672 gene encoding dof zinc finger protein DOF3.6 isoform X1, with amino-acid sequence MVFTSIPVYLDPPNRQQQPNQQQGAGGENPQLPPPPPPPGTGGGSSGAIRPGSMAERARLAKIPQPEAALKCPRCESTNTKFCYFNNYSLTQPRHFCKTCRRYWTRGGALRSVPVGGGCRRNKRSKGSSRSKSPTKAGSSSSSGLVSNSCTTDLIGHMVPPPPQLPILPPLNHLSDYNSTDIGLNFVGIQPPGAATAAGGGAGMEFQIGSTSSSGAGGSLLSSALVDEWRLQQVQQFPFLANFEPPTGLYPYEGEGFQPPNYVGQLRSRPLDSGVTQLASVKMEENQGLNLSKNFLGMSGNEQYWGGNAWTDLPGFTSSSTSHLL
- the LOC110650672 gene encoding dof zinc finger protein DOF3.6 isoform X2 gives rise to the protein MVFTSIPVYLDPPNRQQPNQQQGAGGENPQLPPPPPPPGTGGGSSGAIRPGSMAERARLAKIPQPEAALKCPRCESTNTKFCYFNNYSLTQPRHFCKTCRRYWTRGGALRSVPVGGGCRRNKRSKGSSRSKSPTKAGSSSSSGLVSNSCTTDLIGHMVPPPPQLPILPPLNHLSDYNSTDIGLNFVGIQPPGAATAAGGGAGMEFQIGSTSSSGAGGSLLSSALVDEWRLQQVQQFPFLANFEPPTGLYPYEGEGFQPPNYVGQLRSRPLDSGVTQLASVKMEENQGLNLSKNFLGMSGNEQYWGGNAWTDLPGFTSSSTSHLL